A section of the Solea solea chromosome 17, fSolSol10.1, whole genome shotgun sequence genome encodes:
- the zc3h14 gene encoding zinc finger CCCH domain-containing protein 14 isoform X1: MEIGTEISKKIRAAIKGKLQELGAYIDEELPDYIMVMVANKKTSQQMADDLSLFLGNNTIKFTTWLQGVLEKLRTVAVEPTSLKHQVQSDSSTVAGKSRSSVSEDGSTEELKVLTVSSSHSDRTETRVSSSAHESSSRRGMLEKSSSRLSSTVKPLIEPLPSEAVIDIKPEMDDDFIAEDPVEIRTNHGRTRNTASRPTAEIYRPGQSKPMSLSSAYVCRPTEGSSHSSRQQDSRSSSKQEEMSRKRKAPASSVVRVNRAADDDSDDLEEEDSHSGGRGLSSRVSLPSKPERKPTLPPAKQANRNLILKAISEAQDSIIKTTSYPIIPQKQTVPVAPRTRVTSSEEMTAAIQLVQEHLHTLVPKVQAYNSAELPPSRTEGPVRSLASRLQLDLIEGRDGRERRDYGVEVAAGSEEKGFDTRSFIMSRPRLEESQTRTPQHLQVKGEVHSAVPRTVQASKETGDSASPKFIVTLDGVPSPLGNLTDCDMELDDVRPPKKDSVTADHAHREPKVSILQRLQGVVMPSDDNVMEIEMMDEDNVPLKKQKVTERCKFWPVCKSGDECLYHHPTTKCKTFPNCRFGDKCLFIHPSCKYDARCTKPDCPFTHVSRRSTVAPPPKPVVQPAETASVCRFFPECKKMDCPFYHPKPCRFAALCKRVGCTFYHPTTSVPPRHALKWTKTQSS, from the exons ATGGAAATTGGGACAGAGATTAGCAAGAAAATAAGA GCTGCTATCAAGGGGAAGCTTCAAGAACTTGGTGCATATATTG ATGAAGAGCTCCCTGACTATATTATGGTGATGGTGGCGAACAAGAAAACCTCTCAACAGATGGCCGACGATCTCTCCCTTTTCCTCGGAAATAATACTATCAAGTTCACAACCTG GCTTCAAGGAGTTCTGGAGAAGTTACGAACTGTTGCAGTAG AGCCCACATCCCTCAAACATCAGGTCCAGTCTGACAGCAGTACTGTGGCTGGAAAGAGCCGATCGTCTGTAAGTGAAGATGGCAGTACAGAGGAGCTGAAGGTGTTGACAGTGTCTAGCTCTCACTCTGATAGGACTGAAACACGTGTGTCAAGTTCGGCCCATGAAAGCAGCAG CAGGAGGGGAATGTTGGAGAAGAGTTCTTCTCGACTTTCCTCCACGGTTAAACCCCTCATAGAGCCACTCCCCTCAGAGGCTGTTATCGACATCAAACCAGAGATGGATGATGACTTCATCGCTGAGGACCCTGTAGAAATCCGCACCAATCACGGGCGAACACGTAATACAGCTAGTAGACCCACAGCTGAGATCTACAGACCGGGTCAGAGCAAACCTATGTCCCTGAGCTCTGCATATGTGTGTCGGCCCACTGAGGGATCCTCTCACAGCAGCAGGCAGCAggacagcagaagcagcagtaaG CAGGAGGAGATGTCACGGAAGCGCAAAGCACCCGCAAGTTCAGTGGTACGAGTGAACAGAGCAGCAGATGATGACAGCGATGATTTGGAAGAGGAGGATTCACACAGTGGAGGAAGGGGCTTGTCCAGTAGAGTGTCCCTGCCATCCAAACCAGAACGCAA ACCTACTCTCCCCCCAGCCAAGCAAGCCAACAGAAATCTGATACTGAAGGCCATTTCTGAAGCTCAGGACTCGATCATCAAAACTACATCCTAccccataa TACCACAGAAGCAGACTGTTCCTGTGGCGCCTCGCACTCGCGTGACCAGCAGTGAGGAGATGACGGCAGCCATCCAGCTGGTGCAGGAGCACCTCCACACTCTGGTCCCCAAGGTGCAGGCCTACAACTCTGCAGAGCTACCTCCTTCTAGAACAGAAG GTCCAGTGAGATCTTTAGCTTCACGCCTCCAGTTGGATTTAATTGAGGGCAGAGATGGAAGAGAGCGACGTGATTATG GTGTGGAGGTTGCTGCTGGCAGTGAGGAAAAGGGATTTGATACCCGCTCCTTCATAATGAGTCGACCACGACTGGAAGAATCTCAGACCAGAACTCCGCAGCATCTTCAGGTCAAAGGGGAAGTTCATTCTGCTGTACCACGCACTGTCCAGGCcag CAAGGAGACAGGTGACTCTGCCAGCCCAAAGtttatagtgacattagatggAGTACCGAGCCCACTGGGGAATCTTACAGACTGTGACATGGAGCTGGATGATGTGAGGCCTCCCAAAAAGGACTCTGTGACAGCCGACCATGCACACAGAGAGCCCAAAGTCAGCATCCTTcagaggctacagggagtggtcATGCCATCAGACG ATAATGTGATGGAGATTGAGATGATGGATGAGGACAACGTCcctttaaagaaacaaaaagtcaCAGAGCGTTGCAAGTTCTGGCCGGTCTGTAAAAGTGGAGACGAGTGTTTGTACCATCATCCTACAACAAAGTGCAA GACGTTTCCCAactgcagatttggggataaaTGCCTTTTCATCCACCCTAGTTGTAAATACGATGCCAGGTGTACAAAACCAGACTGTCCCTTTACTCATGTCAGCCGCAGAAGCACGGTCGCTCCTCCACCCAAACCAG TGGTGCAGCCAGCTGAAACAGCAAGTGTGTGTCGCTTCTTCCCCGAGTGTAAGAAGATGGACTGTCCATTTTATCATCCCAAG CCTTGTCGTTTTGCGGCGCTGTGTAAGCGAGTTGGCTGCACCTTCTACCACCCAACCACATCTGTGCCTCCGAGACACGCCCTGAagtggacaaaaacacagagcag ctaa
- the zc3h14 gene encoding zinc finger CCCH domain-containing protein 14 isoform X2 → MEIGTEISKKIRAAIKGKLQELGAYIDEELPDYIMVMVANKKTSQQMADDLSLFLGNNTIKFTTWLQGVLEKLRTVAVEPTSLKHQVQSDSSTVAGKSRSSVSEDGSTEELKVLTVSSSHSDRTETRVSSSAHESSRRGMLEKSSSRLSSTVKPLIEPLPSEAVIDIKPEMDDDFIAEDPVEIRTNHGRTRNTASRPTAEIYRPGQSKPMSLSSAYVCRPTEGSSHSSRQQDSRSSSKQEEMSRKRKAPASSVVRVNRAADDDSDDLEEEDSHSGGRGLSSRVSLPSKPERKPTLPPAKQANRNLILKAISEAQDSIIKTTSYPIIPQKQTVPVAPRTRVTSSEEMTAAIQLVQEHLHTLVPKVQAYNSAELPPSRTEGPVRSLASRLQLDLIEGRDGRERRDYGVEVAAGSEEKGFDTRSFIMSRPRLEESQTRTPQHLQVKGEVHSAVPRTVQASKETGDSASPKFIVTLDGVPSPLGNLTDCDMELDDVRPPKKDSVTADHAHREPKVSILQRLQGVVMPSDDNVMEIEMMDEDNVPLKKQKVTERCKFWPVCKSGDECLYHHPTTKCKTFPNCRFGDKCLFIHPSCKYDARCTKPDCPFTHVSRRSTVAPPPKPVVQPAETASVCRFFPECKKMDCPFYHPKPCRFAALCKRVGCTFYHPTTSVPPRHALKWTKTQSS, encoded by the exons ATGGAAATTGGGACAGAGATTAGCAAGAAAATAAGA GCTGCTATCAAGGGGAAGCTTCAAGAACTTGGTGCATATATTG ATGAAGAGCTCCCTGACTATATTATGGTGATGGTGGCGAACAAGAAAACCTCTCAACAGATGGCCGACGATCTCTCCCTTTTCCTCGGAAATAATACTATCAAGTTCACAACCTG GCTTCAAGGAGTTCTGGAGAAGTTACGAACTGTTGCAGTAG AGCCCACATCCCTCAAACATCAGGTCCAGTCTGACAGCAGTACTGTGGCTGGAAAGAGCCGATCGTCTGTAAGTGAAGATGGCAGTACAGAGGAGCTGAAGGTGTTGACAGTGTCTAGCTCTCACTCTGATAGGACTGAAACACGTGTGTCAAGTTCGGCCCATGAAAGCAGCAG GAGGGGAATGTTGGAGAAGAGTTCTTCTCGACTTTCCTCCACGGTTAAACCCCTCATAGAGCCACTCCCCTCAGAGGCTGTTATCGACATCAAACCAGAGATGGATGATGACTTCATCGCTGAGGACCCTGTAGAAATCCGCACCAATCACGGGCGAACACGTAATACAGCTAGTAGACCCACAGCTGAGATCTACAGACCGGGTCAGAGCAAACCTATGTCCCTGAGCTCTGCATATGTGTGTCGGCCCACTGAGGGATCCTCTCACAGCAGCAGGCAGCAggacagcagaagcagcagtaaG CAGGAGGAGATGTCACGGAAGCGCAAAGCACCCGCAAGTTCAGTGGTACGAGTGAACAGAGCAGCAGATGATGACAGCGATGATTTGGAAGAGGAGGATTCACACAGTGGAGGAAGGGGCTTGTCCAGTAGAGTGTCCCTGCCATCCAAACCAGAACGCAA ACCTACTCTCCCCCCAGCCAAGCAAGCCAACAGAAATCTGATACTGAAGGCCATTTCTGAAGCTCAGGACTCGATCATCAAAACTACATCCTAccccataa TACCACAGAAGCAGACTGTTCCTGTGGCGCCTCGCACTCGCGTGACCAGCAGTGAGGAGATGACGGCAGCCATCCAGCTGGTGCAGGAGCACCTCCACACTCTGGTCCCCAAGGTGCAGGCCTACAACTCTGCAGAGCTACCTCCTTCTAGAACAGAAG GTCCAGTGAGATCTTTAGCTTCACGCCTCCAGTTGGATTTAATTGAGGGCAGAGATGGAAGAGAGCGACGTGATTATG GTGTGGAGGTTGCTGCTGGCAGTGAGGAAAAGGGATTTGATACCCGCTCCTTCATAATGAGTCGACCACGACTGGAAGAATCTCAGACCAGAACTCCGCAGCATCTTCAGGTCAAAGGGGAAGTTCATTCTGCTGTACCACGCACTGTCCAGGCcag CAAGGAGACAGGTGACTCTGCCAGCCCAAAGtttatagtgacattagatggAGTACCGAGCCCACTGGGGAATCTTACAGACTGTGACATGGAGCTGGATGATGTGAGGCCTCCCAAAAAGGACTCTGTGACAGCCGACCATGCACACAGAGAGCCCAAAGTCAGCATCCTTcagaggctacagggagtggtcATGCCATCAGACG ATAATGTGATGGAGATTGAGATGATGGATGAGGACAACGTCcctttaaagaaacaaaaagtcaCAGAGCGTTGCAAGTTCTGGCCGGTCTGTAAAAGTGGAGACGAGTGTTTGTACCATCATCCTACAACAAAGTGCAA GACGTTTCCCAactgcagatttggggataaaTGCCTTTTCATCCACCCTAGTTGTAAATACGATGCCAGGTGTACAAAACCAGACTGTCCCTTTACTCATGTCAGCCGCAGAAGCACGGTCGCTCCTCCACCCAAACCAG TGGTGCAGCCAGCTGAAACAGCAAGTGTGTGTCGCTTCTTCCCCGAGTGTAAGAAGATGGACTGTCCATTTTATCATCCCAAG CCTTGTCGTTTTGCGGCGCTGTGTAAGCGAGTTGGCTGCACCTTCTACCACCCAACCACATCTGTGCCTCCGAGACACGCCCTGAagtggacaaaaacacagagcag ctaa
- the zc3h14 gene encoding zinc finger CCCH domain-containing protein 14 isoform X3, translating into MEIGTEISKKIRAAIKGKLQELGAYIDEELPDYIMVMVANKKTSQQMADDLSLFLGNNTIKFTTWLQGVLEKLRTVAVEPTSLKHQVQSDSSTVAGKSRSSVSEDGSTEELKVLTVSSSHSDRTETRVSSSAHESSSRRGMLEKSSSRLSSTVKPLIEPLPSEAVIDIKPEMDDDFIAEDPVEIRTNHGRTRNTASRPTAEIYRPGQSKPMSLSSAYVCRPTEGSSHSSRQQDSRSSSKEEMSRKRKAPASSVVRVNRAADDDSDDLEEEDSHSGGRGLSSRVSLPSKPERKPTLPPAKQANRNLILKAISEAQDSIIKTTSYPIIPQKQTVPVAPRTRVTSSEEMTAAIQLVQEHLHTLVPKVQAYNSAELPPSRTEGPVRSLASRLQLDLIEGRDGRERRDYGVEVAAGSEEKGFDTRSFIMSRPRLEESQTRTPQHLQVKGEVHSAVPRTVQASKETGDSASPKFIVTLDGVPSPLGNLTDCDMELDDVRPPKKDSVTADHAHREPKVSILQRLQGVVMPSDDNVMEIEMMDEDNVPLKKQKVTERCKFWPVCKSGDECLYHHPTTKCKTFPNCRFGDKCLFIHPSCKYDARCTKPDCPFTHVSRRSTVAPPPKPVVQPAETASVCRFFPECKKMDCPFYHPKPCRFAALCKRVGCTFYHPTTSVPPRHALKWTKTQSS; encoded by the exons ATGGAAATTGGGACAGAGATTAGCAAGAAAATAAGA GCTGCTATCAAGGGGAAGCTTCAAGAACTTGGTGCATATATTG ATGAAGAGCTCCCTGACTATATTATGGTGATGGTGGCGAACAAGAAAACCTCTCAACAGATGGCCGACGATCTCTCCCTTTTCCTCGGAAATAATACTATCAAGTTCACAACCTG GCTTCAAGGAGTTCTGGAGAAGTTACGAACTGTTGCAGTAG AGCCCACATCCCTCAAACATCAGGTCCAGTCTGACAGCAGTACTGTGGCTGGAAAGAGCCGATCGTCTGTAAGTGAAGATGGCAGTACAGAGGAGCTGAAGGTGTTGACAGTGTCTAGCTCTCACTCTGATAGGACTGAAACACGTGTGTCAAGTTCGGCCCATGAAAGCAGCAG CAGGAGGGGAATGTTGGAGAAGAGTTCTTCTCGACTTTCCTCCACGGTTAAACCCCTCATAGAGCCACTCCCCTCAGAGGCTGTTATCGACATCAAACCAGAGATGGATGATGACTTCATCGCTGAGGACCCTGTAGAAATCCGCACCAATCACGGGCGAACACGTAATACAGCTAGTAGACCCACAGCTGAGATCTACAGACCGGGTCAGAGCAAACCTATGTCCCTGAGCTCTGCATATGTGTGTCGGCCCACTGAGGGATCCTCTCACAGCAGCAGGCAGCAggacagcagaagcagcagtaaG GAGGAGATGTCACGGAAGCGCAAAGCACCCGCAAGTTCAGTGGTACGAGTGAACAGAGCAGCAGATGATGACAGCGATGATTTGGAAGAGGAGGATTCACACAGTGGAGGAAGGGGCTTGTCCAGTAGAGTGTCCCTGCCATCCAAACCAGAACGCAA ACCTACTCTCCCCCCAGCCAAGCAAGCCAACAGAAATCTGATACTGAAGGCCATTTCTGAAGCTCAGGACTCGATCATCAAAACTACATCCTAccccataa TACCACAGAAGCAGACTGTTCCTGTGGCGCCTCGCACTCGCGTGACCAGCAGTGAGGAGATGACGGCAGCCATCCAGCTGGTGCAGGAGCACCTCCACACTCTGGTCCCCAAGGTGCAGGCCTACAACTCTGCAGAGCTACCTCCTTCTAGAACAGAAG GTCCAGTGAGATCTTTAGCTTCACGCCTCCAGTTGGATTTAATTGAGGGCAGAGATGGAAGAGAGCGACGTGATTATG GTGTGGAGGTTGCTGCTGGCAGTGAGGAAAAGGGATTTGATACCCGCTCCTTCATAATGAGTCGACCACGACTGGAAGAATCTCAGACCAGAACTCCGCAGCATCTTCAGGTCAAAGGGGAAGTTCATTCTGCTGTACCACGCACTGTCCAGGCcag CAAGGAGACAGGTGACTCTGCCAGCCCAAAGtttatagtgacattagatggAGTACCGAGCCCACTGGGGAATCTTACAGACTGTGACATGGAGCTGGATGATGTGAGGCCTCCCAAAAAGGACTCTGTGACAGCCGACCATGCACACAGAGAGCCCAAAGTCAGCATCCTTcagaggctacagggagtggtcATGCCATCAGACG ATAATGTGATGGAGATTGAGATGATGGATGAGGACAACGTCcctttaaagaaacaaaaagtcaCAGAGCGTTGCAAGTTCTGGCCGGTCTGTAAAAGTGGAGACGAGTGTTTGTACCATCATCCTACAACAAAGTGCAA GACGTTTCCCAactgcagatttggggataaaTGCCTTTTCATCCACCCTAGTTGTAAATACGATGCCAGGTGTACAAAACCAGACTGTCCCTTTACTCATGTCAGCCGCAGAAGCACGGTCGCTCCTCCACCCAAACCAG TGGTGCAGCCAGCTGAAACAGCAAGTGTGTGTCGCTTCTTCCCCGAGTGTAAGAAGATGGACTGTCCATTTTATCATCCCAAG CCTTGTCGTTTTGCGGCGCTGTGTAAGCGAGTTGGCTGCACCTTCTACCACCCAACCACATCTGTGCCTCCGAGACACGCCCTGAagtggacaaaaacacagagcag ctaa